In Eubalaena glacialis isolate mEubGla1 chromosome 4, mEubGla1.1.hap2.+ XY, whole genome shotgun sequence, the genomic window GAATCTCTACTCTGACCCTTTCTAGCTATGTGCCCCTGGACAACTCACTtactctgaccctcagtttccccatacgTAAAATGTGGATAACAGTACTTGCCTTAAAGCTACTGAATGAGATAATATCTGCAATttgagtcaacaaatatttagagaacaCAACTTAACGCACTGTTCCTGGTGCTGGGATACAGCAGTGACCTAAACAGACaagtccagtggttctcaaagtgtggtctccagACCACTGACATCAGCACTACCTGGGGACTTGTTAGAAACAGAAATTCTCAGGCCTCcatcccagatctactgaatctgATGCACgctcaaggttgagaaccactggactcAAGAGGCACAGACTCCGGGACTATCAGTTGGGGTTAAGTGCTATGAATGTGGCAGTTAAACAGCTTAAGAATGATGGCtagaggtggggcagggggaagaAACATTAACTGATCTGTGATGATCAAGGAAGGGCTGTTTGATAAGGTGACAAGTTCCAGCAAAGATCTGAAAGCAATTATCTAAAGGAAAGGGAATGTTCCCTTTAAGACGtttcctttatttataaaataagtccatgtaatatacagcatggtgactatagttaggaACTGTAATCTCTATTCTGATCAACCATACATCCAGCTAAAAATTGAGACTGCTATTCATAATGAAAAAAGAAGCACTTTAGGGAACAACTGTCTCTGCCGCACTAAGTGATTCTGATGTAACTAGCCTTCGGGGGTCTGGCTTACACTTGTATGCCTCCAATGATTAGGAGATCCACTCTTCATGAAGCAGTTTTATTTCCTCTTAGCAGCTCTCTTTTAGAAAACTCTTCTTTATCTGATGCTTAAATCTCTCTACAACTCCTACCCACCCACTGGCCAAGTTCTACTACCTTAGGACTACAAACAACAAGACTGCTTGCTCCCTCTTCCCCAAGACAGAACTTTACTTATTTGAAGTCCCTTATACATCTTCTTAAGGTGTATAAGGTCAGCACTTAAGGTCAGCAATGCTCCCCTGAGGCCACGTTTTGGGAAAGGTTTTCCAGATCCTTCATTAAGAGACTGAGAATGGCCTTGATTGTATTCTCCTGGGCAAAAGGGAGCCATGACACCCTCACCCAGGTCAATGAAGCAAACCCAGAAGAAGAAACAACTGGCAAGACCTCAAATATAGATGGTTTTCTCCAGAAAGGACTTGCTTTTCTACAAAGAGCCTAGAGACACTCCCACCTGGGACCACATTAGCTCTGAAATCTGAGGATTTCTGGCTTAATATGAAGGTCAAGTTCAGTTCCCTCACCTTGGGGCTGTGGGTGGGGCTGAGGGCAGAGCCTAAACTTAATCTCTGGGCACTGACTCCAGTATGTGCCCTGAgggctaccccagctttctttgcCTACAGCTCTCTGCTCCCTAATGCATTTCATCTtaatgtccttttctttctcatttctttaacTCCCCTGGGAATAGAGCCCAAGAATGCATATTTGTTTTAATGTATCCAGGATCTAGAAAAGTCCTTCAACTATTTAATTGACTACAGAAGGTGAAGCCCATTCTTTCAATGATTCATCAAACAAATCTTCATAGAGCCCCTACTTTTGCAGACTGGGCTGGCAGACACTGAACAAGACATACTCTCTGCCCTCTCAGAGCTCAGATTAGTGGGGAAATAGGCTATTAGAACAGAGGGAGACTAGTGGTACACGAGGAGAGTAAGGGTGTTGGGGGAACTGAGTGGAGAAGCATCTTGAGGGGCATCCAGGAAGGTAACTTTGTGAGTGATGAAAAACTGATTCCAACAGGTGAACAGAAGGTAGTGAGGCCAAGTTGGGGAGAGGAGATACTGAAGGagccaggctgggaggagggagcatGAGCAAAAGACTGAAGGCATGGAGAATTGGAAAACTGAAAGGAACTAGGTTTGGTTTGGGCAGAGAGGGTGAAGGGTATGGCAGGGTTAGATAAAACACTGGAGATTCGTGGAGATTGGCTTCTAGACTGAAGAGTGGGGCAggggtaaaatagcaggatagtGACAGAATCCAATTAATTTTAGATCACACAGCTGCAGTGTGGCCTAGGGATAGGCAGGGGCCTGAGGGAAGACAGGGAGACTTGTTGGAGAGACTGTTGCAGGAGCTCAGGTAAGAGAAAGGAGCAAGAAGTAGGGACCATCTCCATGGCTCTGGTTGAGGCTGCACTTACAGCCAGCAGCTGGGCTTCCATGGTCTGCAGTCTCAGGGGGGGCAACAGCTCGAGTCCTGCCCTGTCCACCTCAGTGGCCAGGAGGCTGCTTACGTTCCAACCTGGGCTGCACCAATTAGCTCTCCTTGTAACTTGCAAACAAAACCTAGAAATGAACTGCTTTCAAAGACCTGGCTGACTGCATCCCTGGTTACCAGGAAACAGCAGGACAGGTTGCAAAGTCCCAtcacaggaaataaaaagaacGCTCCAGCAAGTACCAGCATTTTCCCACCAGGATTCCAGCTAGCTGTCATTCATGCTGCTtggcagaagaactgaacaggCATAAGAATAGCAGCAGCTTcttcagtgccaggcactgtgctaaacgcTTTAATCTTATTTTTGTGATGCCCTATGAGGCTGCCATTATCACAGGAATTTTCACTAAATGGCTGaggggttaaataatttgcctgagGTTAAAGTCCAAATCTGGGGAACTGGGAGTTTCATCCTGGAATGCCTACCTCTTGAGAGTCTGTGCACCACGTACTGCCTTAGAAACCAGAATGACAGTAGAAAAGTAccctcattttttcccctaatgttTATTTTGGAATCCTTTAAGATCTAccaaaaagttgcaaagatatgGTGTTTCTGTATAACACTCATGTGGTTTcctctaatgttaacatcttacattataaCAATACATTTGTCAAACTAATGAGCATAGGTACATTACTACTAATTGGACTCCAGATTAGATATTAGCTTTTACACTAATGCCTCttctggtccaggatccaatGCATTATATCATATCTCCTTCAGCtcctttggtcttttttttttatagaaataaatttatttatttatttttggctgtgttgggtctttgttgctgcatgcgggctttctctaattgcgacgagcaggggctactcttcattgtggtgcacgggcttctcattgcagtggcttcccttgttgcagagcatgggctctaggtgcgtgggcttcagtagttgtggcaccccggctcagtagttgtggtgtacaggcttagttgctctgcggcatgtgggatcttcctggaccagggatcgaacccgtgtcccctgcattggcaggcagattcttaaccactgcgccaccggggaagtccctcctctgGTCTTAAGTCCTTGTTTTTCGTAACTTCTGACAATTTAAATGTCGATAACACTGTAGAATGTCTCTAACTGGACTATGGGTTCTCAGACAGAATTCAGAGGTGAAGTGCTCATCTTGTCAAATCAGAGTACTATCAACATGATATATCAGAAGTGTTAAGCAACCTTAATAGTTTGGTTAAGGTCTCTCCAGAACAAAGTTAACATTTTCCCTCTTCCATGTTCTATTCTATGGAAAGTAAGTCACTAAGTCTAGCCCACAGTAAGTTCCACTTACTGGAAGGGGGAGCATCTACTTTTATTTAGaatcttttttaagatttatgcCTTAATTTATTCAAATCACCTGCAACAGCACGGActcattttatactttgggttgtaATCACTcatttttaagatgaagaaacaaagagaCTCAAAAAAGATGGCTTGTCCATCACACAGGGTAAGTTGGTAGGAGCCATGGCAAGACCCACCTCTCCAAGGTTCTTCCAAGTGGGAAGCGAACTGTGAAGAGATCTGTGTATCAAGGTAATGGAACGttaatcagcaataaaaaggaatgaagttctgaaacATGCTgtgatgaaccctgaaaacattacgCCATTGTCTTGCCTTGGGGTAGCAGTCACTATCACACAGCCCTACGCTAAGCCTCTGCAGAACACTCAGTACCATCTGGTGCCACTGGGTCCCTGGAGCTGGATGCATGCTTCCGGAAAGCAGAAACTTTCTTTTTCATCACCGACGAAAATAGGGCTTGGTGTGTATTTGTGGGTGACCAAATCTTTATGTACTTTATGTACTGATGTGGAACAACCTCCAAGATCTGCCAAGTGAGAAAAAGCAAGATGCAATAGTGTGATCCCTTTTTTGCACAGAAGGTGTGGGGGGCGAGTACACACCCACACGTGTTTATATATGGCCGTCTGGAAGGCTCTTCTGCGCAGGCTACATACACTTAGCTCAACAGTTTCCACTCCGCTCCCGCTCtttaagaattggtccattttcgGAATCAACATCTTCACTTTCAAAACAAGGTCTTCAAGGCCTTGGTCGGCTTTAGATGACTGAGGTAACTTAACACCACAACAAGCAGTGTAGAAAAGACCCCACCGCAGCCACCATTATCTCACCTTTCCTTAGGCTCCTCCTCCCAGGAAACCAGTTCACAGAACACAGGCTCACCCTGTCCCATGGTGGGGGCTGAATCAGTACCTCTCGTGTTCCTCTTTGACAGGCTATATACATTCTCTGAAGCAATGTATCTATTAAATGGCTGCTGGTTTATCACTGCACCCATGACCTCAAGACAGTCCCACACCCTGGTTAAATAGAGAAGGAATCAAAATATCCCCGAGGGTGGCCCCtacacaaaggagaaaagactagAGTCGAAAAGAGCTTACATCAAGGCAATTtattaacagaaaataataatttgaggAGTCCTGTTCACAGACGGCGACCACGGCGACCCCCCTTCCTGCGGGTGCTGTCGGAGGGGATGGGGGTGACATCCtctgtggggaggaagagaaaacatCATTGCCTGGAGCTGGATGGAAAGGGGTCCAGGCCTCCCTAGGCCAACGGTCTAACGGATCAGCAGTGGATCCTGCTGCTTCACAAGTTAAGTCCTCAGTATTTAACAGATAGATGTGGAGCTGCCCCATCTGCTGCTTCCTCAAAATTTCTGATGTGGTTTGAACTCAACTTACcggaaggggaaactgaggctcagagagagtagGTAACTTGCACAGGATGTCTGAGGCAGGTGATAAATCCAGGTTTCTGACACCTAGCCCACTGACTCTAGTGGAAAAATCCTCATAAACTGAAGAATATCACCTTTTTAATAGCTAAGAggttgaaaatgttctgaaaaaatCTTGAGAGGGCTAGACCATTAGACTGAGGGTTCAGTACACGTTGCCACAGAAACAATAGGGAAGGGCTAACATCTCCTTCCTAAGAGATATAAATGGCCAGATCAGACATGAGGGTATAAATGCTACACAATTGTAGAGAACTGCTGTGATTCTCAACCATGGGAGCTACTGCCCCCTCCATACACTCTTGCCACAATGCCTGGCCTGCCCTACTGATATTGAGTAGTCAATGATCACGCAGGAGACACCCCTCCAAAATACCAATAGCAATCCCCATGAGAACACTGGAAAGGACAATTCATCTCCCGTCAGTTCCACCAGTCACCATCAGGCACAAAAGTTCAGAGATGAGACGGCACTGTCCCAATGCAGGACATTCACATCAAGGCGACAAGGGTGTTCAGGGAGAGTTTATGTCACATGGTGCCTCTTGCGCTCCCTATTAACAAACCTAACTGCCAAAAGCTACCAGACTAGACCCTGTATCCACTGCGCAGACCACATGCTTTCCGGGGTCAGTGCTTCAAAGCAAATCCAAGCATAAGCCAAAGAGGGGCACTCACCAATCCGCCCAATCTTCATTCCTGAGCGGGCGAGGGCTCTGAGGGCTGACTGGGCCCCTGGTCCAGGAGTCTTGGTCCTAGGAAATGAATATCTAAATTAAGAAAAGCCTTTGGCCAAGTCATTAGAAGATCCCACAACCCTCTAGTTCAGGGGTCTACAAACTTtctttctgcaaagggccagacCGTAAATACTTCAGGCTTAGTATGCCACTTACTTTTTGTCACATGCTCCCCCCACCACCATGGGTCACAGTTTGTATCCTGCTCTGCCTGCACCCTGTTTAAGGAAGTGCCCCTTTTGGTCACATGCTGTGATTCTAAGTCTTTCTGGTGATCTGTCCTTTTCCATCCTCCCAAGACCACGACACTATCATCGGTCCACTGGACCACTTTAACAACTTCCTATCTGGTCTGTTCCCAACACAGCAGTCAtcttaaaagacaaataacaacaacaaaagaaataccTTACAACACAACCTCAACAGGTCATTACTGTTAACAAGTTTtcatgccccccccccacccagcccaAGTCCAAATCTTAACCAGGTTCTTCAAGACCCAGCAGGACCTCACCCGCTCCTACCTATCTGATCACACCTCATGCCACTCTTTCCCACAGATGTGCCAAGCTCATTTCCACCCCAAGACCTTTTCCTTCCAGTTGTTCCTGGCTGGTATACTCTCCCCTGTCCTTCCTTCACTGGACCGACTTCTAACACCACCACATTAGGTCTTAGTTTAAACTTTATTACCAACCCATCCTTGACACATTTTTACTTCCCAGCACTTGCTGCAAAAAGAAACCACATGCTCCCCTGCCCTATACTGCTTAAAGCCTGACTCTCCACCAGCCTAAGAGCCACGTAGGAGGAGGGAGACCATATCTACTTTCCGTCACTCTCTTCTAGTACTTAGAACACAGTACCTCGTATGCTCTGAGTGCTCAATTAACACAGTAAGTTGGGAGGGTGCAGGAACCAGTTACAGGCGTATCTCATTTTACTGCACTTCACAGataatgccttttttaaaaaacaaattgaaggCTTACGGCAACCCTTCATTGTCAGATGGTTAGAAATTTTTTTCAGCTGTGAAGTATTAACTTAAGGTTACGtacactgggttttttttttttttaaagacatgatgCTACTGCACACTCAGTAGACTACATACAGTACagtgtaaacgtaacttttatacatgctgggaaaacaaaaaattcacatgacttgctttactgatatatttgctttaatacagtggtctggaaccaaacccacagcatccctgaggtatgcctgtattaatTATGTACACTCCTAGGATGTCTCGCCCAAGCCCAGTGACCTCACTACCCAGTCCCAGCCTTACCTATTTCCTCCTGTGGCCCGGAGTTTGATGTGGAGGGCAGTGATGCCCAGCTCCTTGCACCTCTGGGCTACATCCTGGGCAGCCAACATGGCAGCATATGGAGATGACTCATCTCGGTCAGCCTTCACCTTCATCCCACCAGTTACACGGCAGATGGTTTCCCTGGGGACAAAAGCACAGGGTCCTTTCTTTCTTACCCAACAAGGATTCGGAGTGCATACCACATCCTAATGAGTAAAAAGCACTACTGCTCAGGTAGGGCAGAGAAGGAAGGTCAATTTGAACATGCATCCTGATCTGACAAGACTGCCATGGGCTCTGCCTTGATGGGGTTCAGATCCTAGATAACTAAACTCTGTATCGACGATTTACATGTACTTTTACGTTTAATCCTCCTATTACTCCATGAGTAATTCCTCATGTCACATACGAGGTCCCCATGCTGTAAGCCCGTAAGGGCACAAAATGTctccttctctcttagaactcCAGTACCTAGAAGATTACACGATCTGTGGACTCATCAACCAAGCACATATCCTTATTTGAACATTTTACAACATTTATTTCAAGAGATCCCCTTAAACTGCCACCCAGTTCCAGGGTCGTTTCTAACCCCAACCCTTGTTAATTGGGTCCTGGGCCTCTCCACCTAGGTACTCACTTGCCAGAAAGATCAGTGACATGGACGAAAGTGTCATTGAAGGATGCAAAAATGTGGCACACACCAAATACATTTTCTCCTTCGGCCACCTGAGGGCCAAGGCTGATGAcctgttcttccttcttttctttccccttgcGAGGTGCCATttcttaaggaaagaaaaaagaatcccagTGTTAACGACAGAAAACCCCAAGGTTTACTTCTCTGGGGACAACTGCTCCCCCGAGAAAGGTGCGAGGGACACGCGGGCACTTGCTCTCCCGCCCCACGCCGCGAACACGCCAGCGCTCAGGATTTCCAGGTGTCGCTTGTTGGAGGCTAATCCTGCCCTGCACCTCCCAACCCACCCTGGCGAGACTTGAGCGCCCCTCGTCTCGGCCTTCAGAGGCAATAGGCGCACGGTAGGTGCTCAGCAAACGCTGATGTTGAGGGAAATTAAGCCTTCCCCTCATTTCTGGCTTTGAGAAACCTGCCCTGAGCGCCCAGAAATTAAAACGTGCCCGACTTAGCAGTCACTCAGATTTAGGAAACACCTAACGAAGAGCCGTTTTTTCTGCATTCCCCTCTGGAATCCTCACTACATCCCCACGGGATTCGTGCGACGACTAGTCCTACTTTTCAGATCGAAAACAAACTAGAAATCAGGGGACCGGCCTGCGACCGCCCACGAAAAAGCTGGTGGGGTAAAGGTGGGAGATCACAACAAACTAAGTTTCCCGCTCCTTTCCCGCTCAACCACGCTGTGCTGCTGCTTAAGCGTAGGTGTGGTAGTGGCGCGGGGCCTATGCCTTCGAGGCTAGACCCAACTCACTCCTGCTTTACCGGCTTTTCCCTGAAGCAAGACCGCCGCCTCCCGAGACAGGGCGCGAACCAGAGTCTGGGTCGGCCCGCCGAGCTCCTCTCGCCCGGCACTTGGTTTGTCTTCCGCGGAAagaccccagccccgcccccccggCCCCGGTGGGCCCCCGTGCCGCAGGATGCCACCCGATTTTCCTCGCCCAGGGATCCTACCCGCTCGTCTTCTCCAGAATCTGCcaccagaaagagagagagggagaaggcggGGCGACGGGTCACGCCGGTGTCCCCGGAAGTGTACGTCTGCGGTCACGGGGCGAGGCCGGCTCCCGGAAGACGCCGATTTTAGCGTTTCCAAGGAGATTAAAACGCCCTCGAGAATATGGCTTACTTAAAGGAGCGCCTAAGGAGGTAAGAGGCTGGGTGTCTTGGCGAGGGGGTCTGCTAAGACTGCACGAAGCAGCACACACGGTGGGTGAGGAAGGTCTGTGTCCTAAGATGGCGGCGACCGCGGCTAGACAGACTTCCCTGACCCTGAGCCTGGTCGGCCTGGGGGCGGCAGCGCCCCTCGTGGTGTGGAGgcgaacaacaacaacaaaaccacggTGATCGTAGACTTTCAACTTCTGTGTACTTggcaaaataagaataaattattcAGTACTTACCATTGTATACCAGCCTGGGATAAGCGGTTCATAGGcattgcctcatttaatcctcaccacattATCAAATAGATGCTGTTTtgacttcccttttttttttttttttaaaggacccgAGTAAACAACtgaagtttgtttatttatttatttatttatttatggctgtgccgggtcctcgtttctgtgccagggccttctctagctgcggcaagcgggggccacccttcatcacg contains:
- the RPS14 gene encoding small ribosomal subunit protein uS11 is translated as MAPRKGKEKKEEQVISLGPQVAEGENVFGVCHIFASFNDTFVHVTDLSGKETICRVTGGMKVKADRDESSPYAAMLAAQDVAQRCKELGITALHIKLRATGGNRTKTPGPGAQSALRALARSGMKIGRIEDVTPIPSDSTRRKGGRRGRRL